Within the Salvia hispanica cultivar TCC Black 2014 chromosome 4, UniMelb_Shisp_WGS_1.0, whole genome shotgun sequence genome, the region ATTTGACGGCGGAAATCGTTGCTGAATTTGAATTCGAGTGGAAGAGagcggcggctagggtttctCTTGTTTTTGAATTAGGGGAGAAATTGGGTTGAGAGAATGTTGATGGgatggagtgagagagagaggggagatGAAAGGTCGATGAAAATGCCGCGTAAATATCGCACCTTCCGTTTTGAAACGTCTGGGTTAGTATGTTATTTTACTGCTTTACCCTTATAATGCACGAAAATGAACTAATAATGCAATACGGAATAAGATTTGTCCTTTTAATCTAGTCCATCCATTCCatcaatctaatggttgatattaagaagagaaaagacatgtgatcatatcataaccccCAAATCATATAATAACTCTATAACCAAATCTGGACCACACATATTTGATAATCTTGTGGTTGAGATTCAAACTTAGATTTACTTCATAAAAAAGGCGCAGAGGggtaaaaatgtaatttcctcatttaatttctgaattttacTCTAAACGCGCGATTCACGCTTTCATTCTGTTTGAACTCAATTCTCtcaccttcatcttcatcttcacaaTTAACAGATCGATTctctcatcttcatcttccatatttctcgcctattttatttcaacatcTCCAGATTTTCTTCGATTTGTTCATTATTCCGTAGTCTCcagattttgtttccataatTGTGATCGGGAAgatgttttcaattttgcgttcttattttcattgattacCTCTTCAATTGCTGTGAAAATTTGCTTCGATGGAATCTGTAGCAAATAACGAAGGTAACAATCATTATCTATTATTTAGCTTATTGATTGTGTTCATATTcatgtattgaatttgattttagattaatattagttgtcgattggtttatgtttctgatgtactgaaattcttatttgattatattatgtattgtcgattatgtgttaaaatgataCGTTTGGCTTATAAATGTTAGGTTTactgcataacatgatagttttgtcggataaaatgatattatgataaaatgatactatgataaaatgatacttttactGATTTGTAGGTATGTACATTCCTGTTTGTGATGATGCTTTGAAGCCAATGATTGGtatgaaattcaatacattaGTAGAAGCAGTTGGTTTCTATGAACATTATGCTCGTTCAGTTGGTTTTGGCATTCGTAAAATGGGTAACAAATCAGTTCAAGGTATTACTAAGTGGCAGTATTTGGCTTGCAGCAGACAAGGCTCTAAGAATTTTATACCTGGTCATGCATCCCAATCAACTGAAGTGTCTTTTAAGAAGCGTAGGTGTCGGTCATTTAGGTGTGAATGTCTTGCTAAGCtcaatttgagatatttttcagATGGCAAGAGCAGAGGATATGAGGTTTATCAGTTTGTTGAGTATCATAATCACTTAATGGTTGCGGATGAGCATAGGCATTTTATGATGGCCAATCGCAATCTGGATCCTATCCATCGGAGGTTTATGGAGGATTGTGGCAGGTGTAATATTGGTCCCACTCTCACATTCAAACTTTTGAAGGAGATAATGGGTGGACCTGAAAATGTTGGATgtgatattattgatattagaAATGGTTATCGTGATATTATGTCCAATATTGATGGTTCAGATGCTCAAATGATTTTTGATTATATGCGTTCTCAAAAGAAATCATCTGATGCCTTCTattatgaaattgagataGGATCTCATGGAAAGTTAACTAGACTCTTCTGGGCTGATGCTATTTCAAGACGAAATTATCATATGTTTGGAGATGTAATTTCATTTGACTCAACATACAACACTAACAGGTATATTACTTTTGTTGCTAATagacataaaattatactttttgttgattaaattacttttatgttataaaatgatacttctgaattataaaatgactgaTAAAACAaggctgataaaatgatacttctgaattatataatgacaaaatgatacttgcagcagataaaatgatacttttggctgataaaatgatagtcatagctgataaaatgatagtcataggtgataaaatgatacttctgaattatataatgacaaaatgatacttgcagcagataaaatgatacttcttactaataaaatgatacttttggctgataaaatgatagtcatagctgataaaatgatacttttggctgataaaatgatagtcatagctgataaatataattcatttttatgttatattcTGAAGGTATTGCATGATTTTTGCTCCATTCACTGGAAAAGATAACCATTCTAGACCAGTTACATTTGGAGCTGGCTTGTTATCAAGTGAAGGTAGAGAATCCTATTCTTGGTTGTTTGGCTGTTTTGTTCGATGCATGGGGGTAGCACCCAAATTGATTATCACTGATCAAGATTGGGGGATCAAACTTGCTGTTCAACAAGTACTTTTACAAACAAGGCACCGATGGTGTATGTGGCATATCATGGTTAAGGTGTCAGATAAGTTGCCCAAATCTTTACTTGGTAATGAAGATTTCAAAAAAGAGTTGAATGCATGTGTTTGGTCTGATTTGTTAGAGCCTGATGAGTTTGATATAATATGGAATGATATAATGGAACGGTATGGATTAGAAGACGTGAACTGGTTTGGATCAATGTTTGAAGATAGAGAATTCTGGGTTCCTGCTTATTTTCGAGATTTTCCCATGGGGTCGCTTCTTAGGACTACATCGATGTCTGAATCGGAGAATagcttttttaaaaactacacAAAGCCACGTGCAAATCTTGTACAGttcatcaatttctttaattatgcTGTGGGAGATCAAAGGAATGCCAATTCACGATTGAACTACTTGGATTACTCAACTATTCCTGATTTGTCAACCCAATTGCCTATTGAGAAGCATGCATCTACAATCTACACTGATTCTATTTTCAAACATGTACAACAGGAAATAAGTATGGTATGTGAGATTGTTTCTATAACTACTGTTGAGGATAACATCAAGATGCATCAGGTCAAGGACCAATATGGTAGAACATGGGATGTTAAGTATGATTGTAAGCAAGACACATTCGACTGTAGTTGCAAGAAGTTTTCCAGAATTGGTTTGTTATGTtgtcatatattttgtttgttgaagaatAAGTCTGCTAATCTCATTCCTGAGAAATATTTTGGTCGAAGGTGGTTGAAGAGCTCTTTACTAAAGGCAGCCCATGGTCTACCATCTGAGGAACAACAACCATTTGAACGTGTGTTCCATTTTTAAccttatttgtaaaaattctatttttcagtCAGAGAAATGATAgtatttattgtaataatgTTATCTTTTATCTTGCAGATTTGGATGAAAAGCAGGAAGTTAAGAAAAAGTTGTTCTCCAACTTTTATCGATTAGTCCAAAAGTCTGAGGGAAGTATGGATCATTTGTCTTTGTTAAGTGCTGGTCTTGATGATTTGGAAGAGcatatatttggaaattgtGCAGCACCTTCAGTCattgaaaagaagaagatggttgaggatttttatggaatggcAGTACCTGATGTAATTGATGTACATCCTCCAGACGTTGTTAGTACCAAAGGATCAGCTAGTGGCAGAGTAGCAAAGAGGGAGAGTGCAATAAGGAAAGCAAATAAGCCTCTACGACGGTGTGGTAAATGTCATGAGATGGGTCGTCATGATTCAAGAAATTGTGGTAGAGTCAATGAGAAGACAGATTGAAGCCATTTGATATAGTTTAGGTATTTTTGGtgtataaaatgacatttttgtttaataaaatgatactttgggcttataaaatgacattttggCTGATAACATGATACTTTAAcctgaaaaaatgatactcgcagcaaataaaatgacaataacCTTATAAAATGATGTATAAGCTGGAAAAAATGACATataagctgataaaatgatactctcaacggataaaatgatattttaatctgacaaaatgatatataagctgataaaatgatacttggagcagataaaatgataaaatgatacttctgactgataaaatgatacttctgaattatataatgacaaaatgatacttgcagtagataaaatgatactttgggcttataaaatgacattttggCTGATAACatcattcttttgtttataaactgataaaatgatactttaacctgaaaaaatgatacttggagcagataaaatgataaaatgatacttctgactgataaaatgacaaaatcatACTTGCagcagataaaatgataattttgggTGATTATATTCGAAACCACTATTACAAAACGCTATTATCAAGTCATACAAGTTAGTATACAAGGGGTTTAAATTCTCTAATCAtcttttcaacatcaatttctccttttttgcTGTCATTCTCAAACTTCTTCTTTATCATTGTAAGTGTCTCAAAAGCCTTCTTGTTAGTATCTCCAATAAGCAATGCTTCAGTATATCTGGCACGGAGTTTTATGAAAGACTCTGTTCCCTTCTTCGTTAAACCCGAATTCCAGTTACGAACAGGACCACCCATGTAAGTCTCCAAATGGCGCATCACATAAATTCCACAGTCAACTTTATTTGTATCGTTCTGCCATGGCATATTCATGTATCTGGTTTTTGACAGTTTGACAGTTCTTCCCATTGATGGATTGACTCCATTTCCAAGATAAGTTCGGAAGAAATTTCTCTATTCAAATAACACAAAACATACATGAGgttgattaaaaattatattatgttcCATACTGAATTATATTCAATgcattttaactaataaatattgaatgcATTTAACTAAACATACCAGAGTACTTGGTGCatcttcatatttcttctcaaGTAAATCTTCACTAACCAGAGAATTGTCAATCACATCCATCATTTGCATTTTGAGATTGAAGCAGATGATATAATAATGTTCGTACGCCCAGATCGGAAAGAAtatctaattttcaaaacattatatataaatgtcattttcaaaaatataggTATGTTGTTCTGTaagggatgtgatcatatcataacccatatttatggtgataacctaataaccctcattttatggaagaaaagtatcattttatagaacagaatatcattttatggacgaaaaatatcattttatcatgtataaatatcatttttagtaaaaatgatacttttgacccataaaatgatagggttattagcttatcacataaatatgggttatcATTATAACGCACCCCTGTTCTGTAATGTATATCTAATTATTACTTACCAGGTCATAATTTTcccatttgaaattttcaatctttgacaCAAATTCATTCAAGTTTGAGCAAAATCTTTCTCGACTCTCTGCTTCAGTCCAACCAGATCTCCTTGCAGTAATGTTGTAAATCTGTCATGTTtacatttttgtaaatatattttaacttttaatgtaatactattatttatttactcgTTTACTGTACCGTAGGTGTGGTGTTGATGAAAAGACGACTCGGTGATGcctttgatttgaatttttcattgtAGTTGAGGAACACAACCCATGCATCTATGATGTTGATCCTGACGTATGTACGTGGAGCAAGGCTGTGGAAGTCAATCTTGAACATTGTGATCTTGTCGTTCTCATAAACTACCTCATAACtgatttcaaattcatatttaatgttaGTTAAAAGAACTgaataagaatataattatgtaattcaAAACTTACTGTTcactttcttcatctttcATCAACCAGTacattatttctctctcttctttattcaGCTTTCCTTTCAGATTTACTGCTCTGACATTGTAGGGAGAGCACATTGCTTCAAcaattttctttgttgttcTGACCACTTTCTCCTTTTCGACTGGAGGATCTTGAGAAACCATCTTCTTCCCTTTGtccttattcaaattttcttctctctgtTTTAAAACTTCATCATCTCTGTGGATATCCTCCATGACAGTGGATATTATGGTATCAACTCTGTCAtgctttcatttaaaaaaaatataaattgttattGACAGAAGGGATACTATTTTACCCACAGGAACTATCACATTATCAGCCAAAAATCTAAAACTATCATTATGAaacaaaagtatcattttattcacagaacctatcattttattccccgaaactatcattttatcattttatcatgcaaaagtatcattttatccgcttaaactatcattttatgatgcaaaagtatcagttttcaaataaaacagAACCACCAAAAAACATCATCAAACCTATATCATTTTAACCATATAAACAATCATTTTATGTActtaaactatcatttttaaaagttacctCATATTCTTCATTCTGAACTTCTTTCTCTgaaactttttccttttcttttccagCTGCTTTATTAGCCATTTCCTTTTCGCTTTCATTCTGTTTCTCTTGCTCGTTTTCCACCTCAtcatctttttccttctccatATCCTTTTCCCGATTAAATTCTTGATTCTCATTAGGACTGTCGTCACATTCAGGTATCAGAGTGAAGGTAGGGAACTCATTCCTATTTTTCAGTATATATGTCCTCTCAGCAGCTTTAGTTAACTCAATCATGATATCAATCCATTCAGGATCATCAGTTTCATCATTGTTTATAGCCTGTGTCATTGTATTCTGACTTTCTATAACATGCTGCACACCTTCCTCTCTCAATCCCATTGCATTTCTCGTTGTATCACAGATTATCTTAAAGCTATTGAGATTCCTGAGTTTATCCGGCGCTGCTTCAAGGACATCAACCATCTTCAACATTGAGGCTTTAACATCCT harbors:
- the LOC125220626 gene encoding uncharacterized protein LOC125220626, with amino-acid sequence MQMMDVIDNSLVSEDLLEKKYEDAPSTLRNFFRTYLGNGVNPSMGRTVKLSKTRYMNMPWQNDTNKVDCGIYVMRHLETYMGGPVRNWNSGLTKKGTESFIKLRARYTEALLIGDTNKKAFETLTMIKKKFENDSKKGEIDVEKMIREFKPLVY
- the LOC125220140 gene encoding protein FAR1-RELATED SEQUENCE 5-like is translated as MESVANNEGMYIPVCDDALKPMIDGKSRGYEVYQFVEYHNHLMVADEHRHFMMANRNLDPIHRRFMEDCGRCNIGPTLTFKLLKEIMGGPENVGCDIIDIRNGYRDIMSNIDGSDAQMIFDYMRSQKKSSDAFYYEIEIGSHGKLTRLFWADAISRRNYHMFGDVISFDSTYNTNRYCMIFAPFTGKDNHSRPVTFGAGLLSSEGRESYSWLFGCFVRCMGVAPKLIITDQDWGIKLAVQQVLLQTRHRWCMWHIMVKVSDKLPKSLLGNEDFKKELNACVWSDLLEPDEFDIIWNDIMERYGLEDVNWFGSMFEDREFWVPAYFRDFPMGSLLRTTSMSESENSFFKNYTKPRANLVQFINFFNYAVGDQRNANSRLNYLDYSTIPDLSTQLPIEKHASTIYTDSIFKHVQQEISMVCEIVSITTVEDNIKMHQVKDQYGRTWDVKYDCKQDTFDCSCKKFSRIGLLCCHIFCLLKNKSANLIPEKYFGRRWLKSSLLKAAHGLPSEEQQPFEHLDEKQEVKKKLFSNFYRLVQKSEGSMDHLSLLSAGLDDLEEHIFGNCAAPSVIEKKKMVEDFYGMAVPDVIDVHPPDVVSTKGSASGRVAKRESAIRKANKPLRRCGKCHEMGRHDSRNCGRVNEKTD